Genomic segment of Enterobacteriaceae endosymbiont of Neohaemonia nigricornis:
TTAGTATCCAATATTTATTTGGTAGTTGTATTGATTATGTTGAAAATATAAATGAATCTAAATTTATAGTCAAAAATCCTCAAGCAAAAATTACTTGCAATTGTGGTTCTTCTTTTGATATTTAACATAAAATTATTTAAAATTTATGAGGTTATATATTATGTCTAATAAATTAGTTTTAATAAGACATGGACAAAGTCAATGGAATAAAGAAAATCTTTTTACAGGATGGCATGATGTTGATTTATCAGAAGAAGGGAAAATAGAAGCTATAGAAGCTGGTAAAATATTAAAAAATTATAATTTTACATTTGATTATGCATATACTTCTGTATTAAAAAGAGCAATATATACTTTATGGTTAACTTTAAAAGAATTAAATCAAATGTGGATACCTATAATAAAAACATGGCAACTCAATGAAAGACATTATGGTGCATTACAAGGTATGAATAAGGATCAGATTGCAGAAAAATATGGTATAAAACAAGTACAAAAATGGAGACGTAGTTTTAATATTAATCCACCAGAATTAACAATAGATGATCCTAGATGTCCAAGATATGATTCTAAATACTCTAAATTAGAAGATTATGAATTACCATTAACAGAAAGTTTAGCTACTACTTTAACAAGAGTAGTAAAAATATGGAATGATCACATTATTCATAAAATAAATAATGGTGAAAGAGTTTTAATTGTAGCACATGGTAATTCTTTACGAGCTTTAATTAAACATATCGAACAAATTAGTGATAATGATATTATTAATTTAAATATACCAACAGGTATACCTATAATTTGCGAGTTTAATAGTCATATGCAATTTAAAAAACGATTTTATTTAAATAATATATGAAAATAAATATATTATTTTTCTGATTGTATAACAGTAGCTGCTATTGTATAAATTATATCTTCAACAGATGCACCTCTTGAAAGATCATTAACTGGTTGTTGTATGCCTTGTAAGATAGGTCCAATAGAGATTATATTTGATGATCTTTGTACAGCTTTATAAGTTGTATTGCCAGTATTTAAATCAGGAAATATAATAACATTAGCTGTTCCAGCAATATTAGAATTTATAGCTTTATATTTTCCAATGTTTTTATCTACAGCTGCATCATATTGCAAAGGACCATCAATTAAAATATGAGGATATTTTTTATGTACTAATTGAGTTGCTTTATATACTT
This window contains:
- the gpmA gene encoding 2,3-diphosphoglycerate-dependent phosphoglycerate mutase gives rise to the protein MMSNKLVLIRHGQSQWNKENLFTGWHDVDLSEEGKIEAIEAGKILKNYNFTFDYAYTSVLKRAIYTLWLTLKELNQMWIPIIKTWQLNERHYGALQGMNKDQIAEKYGIKQVQKWRRSFNINPPELTIDDPRCPRYDSKYSKLEDYELPLTESLATTLTRVVKIWNDHIIHKINNGERVLIVAHGNSLRALIKHIEQISDNDIINLNIPTGIPIICEFNSHMQFKKRFYLNNI